From Enterococcus wangshanyuanii, the proteins below share one genomic window:
- a CDS encoding ABC transporter ATP-binding protein yields MSTILKVDHLYKRYGKAVILDNVSFEINQGEIIGLLGRNGSGKTTLMKLILGLTSFDAGQITFKGDSDYLKKSNLMDEFGYLLDCKLFEYLSAYDNLYVIDKYKKSNKSKKELHDKIIELLAFADLPNNKKVVKGFSFGMKQRLGLALSLLEDPKFLILDEPFVGLDPLGVEDLQKTIFEMREKYGITILISSHQLSEIEQMCDRYLYIQDKKIQKVSKIENKQIKIHLKTPASKLVQELEQLTPLNRDVLILNDDIDLLNKILKIIYLNGGAIENISIESEDLNSLFKGDRG; encoded by the coding sequence ATGAGCACAATTTTAAAGGTTGACCATCTATATAAAAGATATGGTAAAGCAGTGATTTTAGATAATGTTTCTTTTGAAATCAATCAAGGTGAAATTATTGGATTACTGGGAAGAAATGGTTCAGGAAAGACAACACTCATGAAGCTGATTTTAGGTTTGACTTCATTTGATGCAGGACAGATTACATTTAAAGGAGATTCGGACTACTTAAAGAAATCAAATTTGATGGATGAATTTGGCTATTTGCTAGATTGCAAACTTTTTGAATATTTGAGTGCCTATGACAACTTGTACGTGATCGACAAGTATAAAAAATCTAATAAAAGTAAAAAAGAATTACATGATAAAATAATCGAGTTGTTAGCATTTGCGGATTTACCCAATAACAAAAAGGTGGTCAAAGGCTTTTCATTTGGGATGAAGCAGAGGCTAGGACTAGCCCTTTCATTGCTGGAAGATCCGAAATTCCTAATTTTGGACGAACCATTTGTAGGATTAGATCCTTTGGGGGTTGAAGACTTGCAAAAAACTATTTTTGAGATGCGGGAAAAATATGGCATAACTATTTTGATTTCTTCACATCAATTGTCAGAAATAGAACAAATGTGTGATCGCTATCTTTATATACAGGATAAGAAGATTCAAAAGGTATCTAAGATAGAAAATAAGCAGATAAAAATTCATTTGAAAACGCCAGCTAGCAAATTGGTTCAAGAATTAGAGCAACTAACCCCACTAAATAGAGATGTATTGATCTTGAACGACGATATTGATTTGTTGAATAAAATATTAAAAATAATTTACTTGAATGGTGGAGCAATCGAAAATATATCTATTGAAAGTGAAGACTTAAACAGTTTGTTTAAGGGGGATAGAGGATGA
- a CDS encoding ABC transporter ATP-binding protein produces the protein MNRIVRKEKKLVIVFLVLSFIASTIEISFAPIIQSFIDAITNKDFGVFILSIWLFFLFIVFNFFFHYMASILEATILKKVHLTSKNQVMENLLELKPSEFGKSTMGEKINIFEYDLEVYEHYYLENLFLVVQNIFVIVMAFAYLLSVSVLVTGVILLCAVLSFIIPSLAGRKIDSLTENNSKLKSTYLNELKEIFGGYEVIKSFRVEKNFNAKHLTALTDLETNSQMLKVQNTRFNLIIGSTQYLILIICFCVSGYLVIQGRLSLGQMVAITQITNMVIQPLQLLGGAIVEIAGSKTVRENLERYVQKHPNDVKSDDITTNDFCSLELKDVSYSVNETHYILQTIDLLFEKGKKYAIVGHSGSGKTTLLNIIGQLLDDYSGSILYNGKDVKSEHHIKYDVAFVHQETFIFSETLEKNITLLQNYSDATIEYAISFSELEEKSKKLGNTIIKETGVELSGGEKQRVAIARSVVRNAPIVLMDEVTSALDYKTGKEITKKLLLDHEKTLIFVTHDLRKSFLRSMDQIICVKDGRVIESGTYIDLYNKQGFFYELSHSI, from the coding sequence ATGAACAGAATCGTAAGAAAAGAGAAAAAACTTGTTATTGTCTTTTTAGTGCTTTCGTTTATTGCAAGTACTATTGAAATTTCATTTGCACCAATTATTCAGAGTTTTATCGATGCAATAACCAACAAGGATTTTGGTGTATTTATTCTATCTATCTGGCTTTTTTTTCTTTTTATTGTGTTTAATTTTTTCTTTCATTATATGGCTTCAATTTTAGAGGCAACAATATTAAAAAAAGTCCATCTTACATCAAAAAATCAAGTGATGGAAAATTTACTTGAGCTAAAACCTTCTGAATTTGGAAAGAGTACAATGGGAGAGAAGATAAATATTTTTGAATATGATTTGGAAGTTTATGAACACTATTATTTGGAAAATCTATTTTTAGTTGTTCAAAACATCTTTGTTATTGTAATGGCATTTGCTTATTTACTGTCCGTAAGTGTGTTGGTTACAGGAGTCATTTTGCTGTGTGCAGTCTTATCATTCATCATACCTTCCTTAGCTGGTCGCAAAATAGATTCCTTAACTGAGAACAATTCTAAGCTGAAAAGCACCTACTTAAATGAATTGAAAGAGATTTTTGGTGGTTATGAGGTAATCAAATCATTTAGAGTAGAAAAAAATTTTAATGCTAAGCATTTGACTGCGTTAACTGATTTAGAAACAAATAGTCAAATGTTGAAGGTCCAAAATACTCGATTCAATTTGATTATAGGATCAACTCAATATCTAATTCTGATTATTTGTTTTTGCGTAAGCGGTTATTTAGTCATTCAGGGGAGATTGTCTTTAGGTCAAATGGTCGCGATAACACAGATAACAAATATGGTTATACAGCCCTTGCAATTATTAGGTGGAGCTATTGTGGAGATTGCAGGCAGTAAGACAGTCAGAGAAAATTTAGAAAGATATGTCCAAAAGCACCCTAATGATGTAAAGAGTGATGACATTACAACGAATGATTTTTGCTCCTTAGAGCTAAAAGATGTTAGCTATTCTGTAAACGAAACACATTATATTCTACAAACGATAGATTTACTGTTTGAAAAGGGGAAAAAATACGCCATTGTTGGGCACAGTGGCAGTGGAAAAACGACACTGCTAAATATTATAGGACAACTACTGGATGACTATTCAGGAAGTATTTTATATAACGGAAAAGACGTAAAGAGTGAACATCATATTAAATATGATGTTGCATTCGTTCATCAAGAGACATTTATATTCAGTGAAACATTAGAAAAAAATATTACACTATTACAAAATTATTCAGACGCGACCATTGAATATGCGATTTCTTTTTCAGAGTTAGAAGAAAAAAGTAAAAAATTAGGGAATACGATTATCAAAGAAACAGGTGTAGAACTTTCTGGTGGTGAAAAACAAAGAGTAGCAATCGCTAGATCGGTCGTAAGAAATGCTCCGATTGTTTTGATGGATGAAGTTACTTCTGCGTTGGATTACAAAACCGGAAAAGAAATCACTAAGAAGCTTTTGCTTGATCATGAGAAGACCTTGATATTTGTCACCCATGATCTTAGAAAATCGTTTTTACGTTCAATGGATCAAATTATATGCGTAAAAGATGGAAGAGTGATCGAAAGTGGAACATATATTGATTTATACAACAAGCAAGGCTTCTTTTATGAATTAAGCCATTCTATCTAG
- a CDS encoding radical SAM/SPASM domain-containing protein — translation MYINTHTSSSKIKGINMIFNFDNGVVAGIDARGATFFNEIKKGKAVERDLLTEEEKVFLDFLLDNEFISYAPLKKKEQVMTAYLHLTNQCNLHCVGCYSFDDKRNSADDMNYEEICHSIKQLASAGIQNLVFSGGEPLLRNDLLDIVRYAKINCDLPNIVLITNGTIYNKEKLAGLSRYVDTVSVSVDSYAEDCPSFIRDEGIFKKIIRTINYLKETGSNVNILPTVHHLNAHKLSEYVSLADKLGVTMSFSILTACFEGEMKSYLPQAEDIQKISDFMLDTDLAIEDTSIGGEQLQAENYCGAGKTMISIGTDGNVYPCHMLMYDEFCIGNIKSDTVTNMRKFSKKAQLFSSLQVDKLNGGCKECQFKYLCGGGCRARAYLKHEDILAKDPYCNLFYNYYEETTKTFR, via the coding sequence ATGTACATAAATACACATACAAGTAGTTCAAAAATCAAAGGAATCAACATGATTTTCAATTTTGATAATGGGGTTGTAGCAGGAATTGACGCGAGAGGAGCTACATTTTTTAATGAAATAAAAAAAGGAAAAGCTGTTGAAAGGGATCTATTAACGGAGGAAGAGAAAGTTTTTTTAGACTTTCTTTTGGACAATGAGTTCATTTCGTATGCGCCCTTAAAGAAGAAAGAACAAGTAATGACAGCTTATCTTCATTTAACTAATCAATGTAATCTGCACTGTGTTGGTTGCTATTCATTCGATGATAAAAGAAATAGCGCAGATGACATGAATTATGAAGAAATTTGTCATTCTATAAAACAATTAGCGAGTGCGGGAATCCAGAATCTTGTATTTTCTGGTGGGGAACCGTTATTACGAAATGATTTATTGGATATTGTTCGATATGCGAAAATCAACTGTGATCTTCCCAATATTGTTTTGATCACGAATGGAACGATTTACAATAAGGAAAAACTTGCTGGTCTATCAAGATACGTGGATACAGTTTCGGTTTCAGTAGATTCATACGCTGAAGACTGCCCTTCGTTTATACGAGATGAAGGCATCTTTAAAAAAATTATTCGAACAATCAACTATTTAAAAGAAACTGGAAGTAATGTAAATATTTTGCCGACGGTTCATCATTTGAATGCGCATAAGTTAAGTGAATATGTTTCACTTGCAGATAAATTGGGTGTCACGATGAGTTTTAGTATCCTTACAGCTTGTTTCGAAGGGGAAATGAAGAGCTATTTACCACAGGCAGAAGATATTCAGAAAATCAGTGATTTTATGCTGGATACAGATTTAGCTATTGAAGATACATCGATTGGTGGAGAACAGCTTCAAGCAGAGAATTATTGTGGTGCAGGAAAAACGATGATTTCTATAGGAACTGACGGGAATGTTTATCCTTGCCATATGCTGATGTACGATGAGTTCTGTATAGGAAATATAAAAAGTGATACTGTTACGAATATGCGTAAATTTTCTAAAAAGGCACAACTTTTTTCTTCCTTACAGGTAGATAAATTGAATGGCGGATGTAAAGAATGTCAATTTAAATACTTATGTGGTGGAGGATGTCGAGCTAGAGCCTACTTAAAACATGAAGATATATTAGCAAAAGATCCGTATTGTAATCTTTTTTATAACTATTATGAGGAGACCACTAAAACATTTCGTTAA
- a CDS encoding CPBP family intramembrane glutamic endopeptidase, with amino-acid sequence MSGVALLIVVLIMNILPTKSGILLRMTLPTVISLVIIPIALAKFLNKTEKVFFKWSKKELWISSILIIAFSIIYCNLNANLFGKFTILFLLAHYFLAAFSEEFLYRNIILNELLESWNTFYSVLLCALIFAVIGHVGESPLDNLVYRFPLGVVFSIVRLKTNSVLYTSVIHAFYNLLLIAG; translated from the coding sequence GTGTCAGGTGTGGCATTGTTGATTGTGGTCTTAATAATGAATATTTTGCCTACAAAGTCTGGAATCTTATTAAGGATGACGTTACCTACAGTTATTTCTCTTGTAATAATTCCTATTGCTTTGGCAAAGTTCTTGAACAAGACAGAGAAAGTGTTTTTTAAATGGAGTAAAAAAGAATTATGGATATCATCGATTTTAATCATTGCTTTTTCTATCATTTACTGTAACCTTAATGCAAATTTATTTGGTAAATTTACAATACTTTTTCTACTTGCTCATTATTTTCTTGCAGCATTTTCAGAAGAATTTTTATACCGAAACATTATCTTAAACGAATTGTTGGAGTCGTGGAATACCTTTTACAGTGTCTTATTATGTGCACTTATTTTTGCAGTGATTGGACATGTAGGAGAGAGTCCGTTAGATAATTTAGTGTATCGTTTCCCGCTAGGAGTAGTCTTTTCAATCGTAAGATTAAAAACAAACTCTGTATTATATACGTCTGTTATACATGCTTTTTATAATTTGTTGCTGATTGCAGGCTGA
- a CDS encoding ATP-binding protein: protein MSDFLFLLLAIFLVGLQGWYIAVYLTSFLELKFSRKRFFLLCILAVLSTKITVNNGTEMIEFRYMIFLIIACLVVFCFFGSIVQKMFHYFYIVFLFLFQNKLLVLSQGKSDPDEVLIQFIFSYSSITILAILIVGFLYYFKNSNEIGLENREYLMLSVAPFLSILLFMYPFDFSVWEEIFFSLAMMGINMMNIFLYNYLTEKTYLLQQQILVGAQNQHYEDVLKKQQELRTLKHDLKNLLLGLNYHVYNENLVEAKLLLKEITAGSIDTYVSYTECWPIDTILSSKISQMKKQNVQFTLELKVPVDLMIDDKVVDICAILGNILDNAIEECVRIESELQINICIYYHEKKLIFKVTNPTNIKDLNISNKLIKSSKKRGRYGLGINSIRERVKRLKGYSDFSWKANEFKVIIVLPIG, encoded by the coding sequence ATGAGTGATTTTCTATTTCTTTTATTAGCAATCTTTTTAGTTGGTCTTCAAGGGTGGTATATAGCTGTTTATTTAACGAGTTTTTTAGAATTGAAATTTAGTAGGAAGCGATTTTTTCTTTTGTGTATCTTGGCAGTGTTAAGTACTAAGATTACGGTTAATAACGGAACCGAAATGATCGAATTTAGATATATGATTTTTTTGATCATTGCATGTCTAGTCGTTTTTTGTTTTTTTGGATCAATTGTCCAAAAGATGTTTCATTACTTTTATATCGTGTTCTTATTTTTATTTCAGAATAAGCTATTAGTGTTATCTCAGGGAAAATCTGATCCAGATGAGGTTTTAATTCAATTTATATTTTCATATAGTTCGATCACAATTTTGGCGATATTAATTGTTGGATTTTTGTACTATTTTAAAAATTCTAATGAAATAGGGTTGGAAAATAGAGAATATTTAATGTTATCAGTTGCTCCATTCCTATCTATTTTACTATTTATGTACCCATTTGATTTTAGTGTCTGGGAAGAGATTTTTTTTAGTCTGGCGATGATGGGTATCAATATGATGAACATTTTTTTGTATAATTATTTAACTGAAAAAACATATCTATTACAACAACAAATTTTAGTTGGTGCACAGAATCAGCATTATGAAGATGTTTTAAAAAAACAGCAAGAATTACGTACACTTAAACATGATTTAAAGAATCTATTGCTTGGACTGAACTATCATGTATATAATGAAAACCTCGTGGAAGCTAAGTTATTGTTGAAGGAAATCACTGCGGGTTCAATTGATACATATGTATCTTATACTGAGTGCTGGCCAATAGATACAATATTAAGTAGCAAAATTAGTCAGATGAAGAAGCAAAACGTTCAGTTTACATTAGAATTGAAAGTACCAGTAGATTTAATGATTGATGACAAAGTAGTAGATATTTGTGCGATTTTAGGAAATATTTTGGATAATGCTATTGAAGAATGTGTCCGAATCGAAAGTGAGCTACAAATAAATATTTGTATTTATTATCATGAAAAAAAATTGATCTTCAAAGTAACGAATCCTACAAATATCAAAGATTTAAATATTTCAAATAAACTAATAAAATCCTCTAAAAAAAGAGGAAGATACGGTTTAGGGATCAATAGTATCAGAGAGCGAGTAAAAAGGTTAAAAGGATATTCAGATTTTTCTTGGAAAGCAAATGAATTTAAAGTGATTATCGTTTTGCCAATTGGATAA
- a CDS encoding LytR/AlgR family response regulator transcription factor — MYKIALCDDEAFQSTKLEKMIEVHLSEQNIEFEIDIYEQGESLLRAIKQQTTVYQIIFLDIEMSGINGIETAKKIREHDEHVLLNYITSYDKYSLASFEVSPFRYLLKPIEKQKINFLLDSAIEKINLGNHYLFFKSNRRQYQLCHDQIIMISSEKGRQIRIELTSEEQDIVFYGKIKELEQTLNLLIFVKVNHGTIINMNCIKSVEDQLIHLINGKSVSISRGKRKQFSEAYNHFIERSIGI; from the coding sequence ATGTATAAAATTGCTTTATGTGATGATGAAGCGTTCCAAAGTACAAAGCTAGAGAAAATGATTGAAGTTCATTTATCTGAACAAAATATTGAATTTGAAATTGATATTTATGAACAAGGAGAATCGTTGTTGAGAGCCATTAAGCAACAAACCACCGTTTATCAAATTATTTTTCTTGATATAGAAATGTCAGGAATAAATGGGATAGAAACAGCGAAAAAAATAAGAGAGCATGATGAACATGTTCTTTTGAACTATATTACAAGTTACGATAAATATAGTTTGGCCAGCTTTGAAGTATCTCCGTTCAGGTACTTATTAAAACCAATTGAAAAACAAAAAATAAACTTCTTATTGGATTCTGCAATTGAAAAAATCAATTTGGGTAATCATTATCTATTTTTTAAATCAAATAGGAGACAGTATCAACTGTGCCATGACCAAATTATAATGATCTCTTCTGAAAAAGGGAGACAGATTCGGATTGAACTGACTAGTGAAGAGCAAGATATTGTGTTTTATGGAAAAATTAAAGAATTAGAACAGACGCTTAATCTTTTGATTTTTGTTAAAGTCAACCATGGAACAATCATCAACATGAATTGTATAAAGAGTGTTGAGGATCAGTTGATCCATCTAATTAATGGGAAAAGTGTATCGATCAGCAGAGGAAAGAGAAAACAATTCTCAGAAGCGTATAATCATTTTATTGAAAGGTCAATTGGCATATGA
- a CDS encoding type B 50S ribosomal protein L31, with translation MKQDIHPEYHPVVFMDSTTGFKFLSGSTKHSEETVEWEDGNTYPVIRVEVTSDSHPFYTGRQKFTQADGRVDRFNKKYGLKDENAAE, from the coding sequence ATGAAACAAGATATCCATCCAGAATATCACCCAGTCGTATTTATGGACTCAACAACTGGTTTTAAATTCTTATCAGGTTCTACTAAGCACTCTGAAGAAACAGTTGAATGGGAAGACGGAAACACTTACCCAGTAATCCGTGTCGAAGTAACATCTGACTCTCATCCATTTTACACTGGACGTCAAAAATTCACACAAGCAGACGGACGTGTGGACCGTTTCAACAAGAAATACGGTCTCAAAGACGAAAACGCTGCAGAGTAA
- the rho gene encoding transcription termination factor Rho, with amino-acid sequence MSDYLTMAELENSTLKDIYTYAKEFKIPYYSQMNKKELSLAVIRAQAEKQGFFFMEGILDIVSQDGYGFLRPINYGPSAEDIYISSSQIRRFGLRNGDKVAGKARPPKESERYYGLMHVESVNGKDPEEAKERPHFPALTPLYPERQIKLETTPGRLSTRMIDIFAPVGFGQRGLIVAPPKAGKTSVLKEIANGITENYPDVELILLLIDERPEEVTDLERSVKGDVVSSTFDQQPQNHTRVSELVLERAMRLVEDKRDVVILMDSITRLARAYNLVVPPSGRTLSGGIDPSSFYRPKRFFGAARNIEEGGSLTILATALVDTGSRMDDVIYEEFKGTGNMELHLSRDLADRRIFPAIDIKKSGTRKEDLLMSSEQLEETWKLRNHMTGDSLEYTEQFVKFLRKTKSNEKFFEDFHDVSFGKQSKRNVKR; translated from the coding sequence ATGAGTGACTATTTAACGATGGCGGAGCTTGAAAATAGTACCTTAAAAGACATTTATACTTATGCGAAGGAATTTAAGATTCCTTATTACAGCCAAATGAATAAAAAAGAATTGTCATTAGCTGTGATTAGAGCTCAAGCTGAGAAGCAAGGTTTCTTCTTTATGGAGGGGATCTTAGATATCGTTTCCCAAGATGGGTATGGTTTTTTACGTCCAATCAATTATGGACCAAGTGCTGAAGATATTTATATTTCCTCTTCTCAAATCCGCCGCTTCGGGTTACGTAACGGGGACAAAGTTGCTGGAAAAGCACGTCCGCCAAAAGAATCAGAACGTTATTATGGCTTGATGCATGTTGAAAGTGTGAATGGCAAAGATCCGGAAGAGGCAAAAGAACGTCCTCATTTTCCAGCCTTAACACCACTCTATCCAGAAAGACAAATCAAATTAGAAACAACGCCTGGCAGATTATCAACTCGTATGATCGATATTTTTGCTCCTGTAGGTTTTGGGCAACGTGGATTGATCGTTGCACCACCTAAAGCTGGGAAAACGAGTGTCTTAAAAGAGATCGCCAACGGCATTACTGAAAATTATCCTGATGTAGAATTGATTTTATTATTGATCGATGAACGTCCAGAAGAAGTGACTGATTTAGAACGCAGTGTCAAAGGGGATGTCGTTTCGTCAACATTTGACCAGCAACCTCAAAATCATACCCGAGTTTCTGAATTAGTATTGGAACGGGCGATGCGTTTAGTTGAGGATAAACGGGATGTGGTGATTCTAATGGATAGTATCACTCGTTTAGCTCGTGCCTACAATCTGGTTGTACCGCCTAGCGGACGGACATTGAGCGGCGGGATCGATCCTTCTTCTTTTTATAGACCAAAACGCTTTTTTGGTGCAGCGAGAAACATTGAAGAAGGCGGCAGCCTGACGATTTTAGCAACAGCTTTAGTTGATACAGGAAGCCGAATGGATGATGTGATCTATGAAGAGTTCAAAGGAACAGGGAATATGGAACTGCATCTGTCACGTGATTTAGCAGATCGTCGTATCTTCCCAGCAATCGATATCAAAAAATCAGGGACACGTAAAGAGGACCTGTTGATGTCTTCTGAACAATTGGAAGAGACATGGAAGCTACGCAATCATATGACAGGCGATTCGTTAGAATACACGGAGCAATTTGTTAAGTTTTTACGTAAAACAAAAAGTAATGAAAAATTCTTTGAAGATTTCCATGATGTATCTTTCGGAAAACAAAGCAAAAGAAATGTAAAAAGATAA
- a CDS encoding UDP-N-acetylglucosamine 1-carboxyvinyltransferase has protein sequence MKKIVINGNRPLTGEVCISGAKNSAVALIPAAILADSPVILDGVPDIQDVHSLIEILEIMGAKTTFENNTLVIDPTEIVSVPMPKGKINSLRASYYFMGSLLGKFGEGVVGLPGGCYLGPRPIDLHIKGFESLGATVTNEHGAMYLRTEDGLHGTRIFMDMVSIGATINVMLAAVKAEGKTIIENAAREPEIIDVATLLNNMGANIRGAGTDIIRIEGVEKLHGCRHSIIPDRIEAGTYLALAAAMGEGVTVRNVIYEHLESFIAKLQEMGVKMTIEEDKIIVHPSHDLKMTTIKTYPYPGFATDLQQPITPLMLKAKGTGEVIDSIYTQRTKHIPELVRMGADASIEGNMIVINGPAKLHGAEVVASDLRAGACLVTAGLMAEGTTTIYNVEYILRGYDHIIEKLTALGADIQMIETEEEIEVTK, from the coding sequence ATGAAAAAAATTGTAATCAATGGGAATCGTCCGTTAACGGGAGAAGTTTGTATCAGTGGGGCAAAAAACAGTGCAGTGGCGTTGATTCCAGCAGCTATTTTAGCGGATTCACCAGTCATATTGGATGGGGTACCGGATATTCAGGATGTCCATTCATTAATTGAAATTTTAGAAATTATGGGTGCAAAAACAACATTTGAAAATAATACATTAGTGATCGATCCAACGGAAATCGTATCCGTACCGATGCCGAAAGGAAAAATCAACAGCCTTCGTGCATCTTATTACTTTATGGGATCGTTATTGGGGAAATTTGGTGAAGGAGTAGTTGGCTTACCAGGAGGTTGTTATTTAGGTCCTCGTCCGATCGATCTTCACATCAAAGGCTTTGAATCTCTTGGTGCAACTGTGACCAATGAACATGGAGCGATGTATCTAAGAACAGAGGACGGTCTTCATGGAACAAGAATTTTTATGGATATGGTGTCGATCGGTGCAACAATCAATGTTATGCTGGCGGCTGTAAAAGCAGAAGGTAAAACAATCATCGAAAATGCAGCTCGTGAGCCTGAGATCATTGACGTAGCTACCTTATTGAACAATATGGGTGCCAATATCCGCGGAGCCGGTACGGATATTATCCGTATCGAAGGGGTAGAAAAACTTCACGGCTGCCGTCATTCAATCATTCCTGACCGTATTGAAGCAGGAACCTATCTCGCTTTAGCAGCGGCAATGGGCGAAGGAGTCACTGTTCGTAATGTTATTTATGAACATCTAGAAAGCTTTATTGCAAAATTGCAGGAAATGGGTGTGAAAATGACGATCGAAGAGGACAAGATCATCGTTCATCCTTCCCACGATTTAAAAATGACAACGATCAAAACCTATCCATATCCTGGCTTTGCGACAGATCTTCAACAGCCGATCACGCCGTTGATGTTGAAAGCAAAAGGAACCGGCGAAGTGATCGATAGTATTTATACACAACGGACAAAGCATATTCCAGAGTTAGTGCGAATGGGAGCAGATGCATCGATCGAAGGCAATATGATCGTCATCAATGGGCCTGCTAAATTACATGGTGCTGAAGTAGTAGCTTCTGATTTACGTGCAGGTGCTTGTTTAGTGACTGCTGGACTGATGGCAGAAGGCACTACGACGATTTACAATGTTGAATACATTTTAAGAGGATACGATCACATCATTGAAAAACTAACAGCCTTAGGTGCTGATATCCAAATGATCGAAACAGAAGAAGAAATCGAGGTGACTAAATGA
- a CDS encoding class II fructose-bisphosphate aldolase — protein sequence MPLVSGTEFLKAARKSGYGVGGFNTNNLEWTKAILEAAEAKKAPVLIQTSMGAAKYMGGYQVCYDLVKDLIDSMGITVPVALHLDHGEYEDALECIEIGYTSVMFDGSHLPFEENIEKAKDVVAKAHAKGVSVECEVGSIGGEEDGIIGSGELADVQECVQMVATGIDYLACGIGNIHGSYPENWTGLAFDHLQEIADAVGDIPLVLHGGSGIPLEQVQKAISMGVSKINVNTECQEVFAAATRKYIEEGKDLEGKGFDPRKLLAPGTKAVTELVEQRIEWFGSANKA from the coding sequence ATGCCATTAGTATCAGGAACAGAATTTCTTAAAGCAGCTCGTAAAAGCGGCTACGGTGTTGGCGGATTCAACACAAACAACCTAGAATGGACAAAAGCGATTTTAGAAGCTGCAGAAGCTAAAAAAGCGCCAGTGTTGATTCAAACTTCTATGGGTGCTGCTAAATACATGGGCGGATACCAAGTATGTTACGATTTAGTAAAAGACTTGATCGATTCAATGGGAATTACTGTACCAGTAGCTCTTCACTTAGATCATGGTGAATATGAAGATGCATTAGAATGTATCGAAATCGGCTATACATCAGTAATGTTTGATGGCTCTCACTTACCATTCGAAGAAAACATCGAAAAAGCAAAAGATGTTGTAGCGAAAGCTCACGCTAAAGGTGTTTCTGTTGAATGTGAAGTTGGTTCAATCGGCGGAGAAGAAGATGGAATCATCGGTTCAGGCGAATTAGCTGACGTTCAAGAATGTGTACAAATGGTTGCAACTGGTATTGATTACCTAGCTTGCGGAATCGGTAATATCCACGGTTCATACCCTGAAAACTGGACTGGATTAGCTTTTGACCACTTACAAGAAATCGCTGACGCTGTTGGTGACATTCCATTAGTCTTACACGGTGGTTCTGGTATTCCTTTAGAACAAGTTCAAAAAGCAATCTCAATGGGCGTTTCTAAAATCAACGTTAACACTGAGTGTCAAGAAGTATTTGCAGCAGCAACTCGTAAATACATCGAAGAAGGCAAAGACCTTGAAGGTAAAGGCTTTGACCCTCGTAAATTATTAGCACCAGGAACAAAAGCTGTGACTGAATTAGTAGAACAACGTATCGAATGGTTCGGTTCTGCTAACAAAGCATAA